The stretch of DNA CCTTAGTACCATCAGGCAATGTAAAGCGGAAGACTGCCTGAAACTTCAGGACAGTTCTCTTCTCACCCCCAGGCTCACCTATAACCAGCGTATTTCTAGTTTCGTCGAGCACCAACCCCTTTATCCCAATAAGGCTTGGATTACTAGCCTCTACAACCTCTGCTTGCAGTCCTATCAATTCATGGCGCAAAATATTCCTCGGGGTTATCCTCATGTTTTCTGCCATGCTTCCAATAATTCATCTTTAAAGTTATCGACGCTAGCCTGTCTCATCCACCCCATCCTTGA from Infirmifilum sp. NZ encodes:
- the rnp1 gene encoding ribonuclease P protein component 1, whose product is MAENMRITPRNILRHELIGLQAEVVEASNPSLIGIKGLVLDETRNTLVIGEPGGEKRTVLKFQAVFRFTLPDGTKVPVDGRFLMGRPEERMKKVYRAW